The Candidatus Poribacteria bacterium genomic interval GCCAACATCTGTGGTGGCATTACGAGTTTACGGGCGATCTGGAATTCCTCAGGGAGAGGGCCTATCCTCTAATGAAGGGCGCGGCTCTGTTCTTCGTCGATTTCCTCATCGAAGATCCCAAAACCGGATGGCTGATCAGCACGCCGTCCAACTCTCCCGAACAGGGCGGTCTGGTGGCGGGGCCGACGATGGATCACCAGATCATTCGCAATCTTTTCAGCAACTGCATCCGAGCCAGCGAGATACTTGGGGTCGATGGAGATCTCCGGAGGAAACTGACGGAGCTGAGGGAGCGAATAGCGCCGAACCAGATCGGCAGATACGGACAGCTCCAGGAGTGGCTCGAAGACAAGGACGATCCGAACAATCATCATCGTCATGTCTCCCATCTTTGGGGGGTATATCCCGGCTGTGAGATCACGCCTCGCGGAACCCCTGAGTTGTGTGAGGCGGCGAAGAAGTCGCTGGAGTTTAGAGGAGACGGCGGCACGGGATGGAGTAAGGCCTGGAAGGTGAATCTATGGGCTAGATTTGAGGACGGGGATCACGCTTATAAACTCCTGACGGATCTGATCAACTCCTCCACCTACCCTAACATGTTCGACGCCCATCCGCCTTTTCAGATAGATGGGAACTTCGGCGGAACGGCAGGGATAGCCGAGATGCTACTGCAGAGCCACACCGGGGAGATATCGCTCCTACCCGCCTTGCCCAGAGCGTGGCCGTCCGGCAAGATCACCGGCCTGCGGGCGCGCGGCGGATTTGAGGTCGATATAACATGGAAGGATGGTAAGCTGGTAAAGGCGGTCATCAGATCACCTGGGGGAAATGAGCCGAGGATAAGATGTGACGTGCCGATCAGAATCATCGGCAGAGAGCCAAAGGAGGGGAAACCAACGGAGTATATGGTTTTGCCCTCCCGTTGACCATCAATGACGACAAATGACTACAGAGGGACACCCGGCCGTCTCAGCCTGGGGCGAAATCGTATGTGAAGGTTTGGAATATCACGCTTATGGCGCTCCAGAAGGCACCGACGCAGAATTCCCCGAGGATCACACCGAAGAAGAAGTATTTCGTCTTGTTATGTGCCGCTATGCCGCCGTATTTCAGGACGACCCATTTAACGGCGGTGGCGATGACGAGGCACGACCAGAAGTATTCGACACCGAAGTTCATCGACAGGGCGTATCCTGCCGGGTGAAGCGGCCACCATATAAAGCGCATCCTCATGAACATGAGGAAGAAAGTGACGCCTATGCCGACGAGCATAGCGGTCATAGCGGCATAATCCGGTTTTCTCGGATACGCCAGCTGGTTAGCGAGCCAGTTGTACTGGCCCCAGATGTGTCCCACCGATGGGCCTCCATCCCCGCCCAGTCTGTACTCCTCGCTCACCAACGCCCAGAAGGAGGAGATGACGCCGAGGGCCATCGCGAGGATCATGGCCAGGACGAGCCTCCTGGGGTTCATATTCGTCCTCTCGGCGAGCTTGAACCCCTCCAATTGATGCGGCATAATGCTGTTGCGATATCCTCTACCGGATAGGCCCCAGAACAGCACCATCGGCACGAGGCTATTCGGCCCTACCCTTCGCGTGCCGAAGAAGTTGACAAGTATCTGCGGCGAGTTCATCATCCCCGCCATCTCATGAGCGGGCGGCCCAAGCTCCGCCCTCATACGGGTTATGGCGACTGAGATGATGTAGAGGATCACGAAGTAGAGAATAGCCATGCTCGGACTCATACCGGTTCTGAGACAGAACCACATGATATATGCAGAAGCCAGGGCGATCAGGATCACGGCTGTCCTATATCTTATGGGCTCATCCGAATCGTCAAGGGGGGTTTTTATACCCAGAACCTTCTTGGCCACCTCCTTTAGGTGTCCTTTGGTAACCCAAACCGCCAGAGCGAAGAGGCCGAAAAAGGCTCCCGCTGACTGCTCCGATAGATAGGGAAACCTCGAACCGGTCCGACCTATGGCCGCGCCGAACACCAAAAGCATCTTCTTAAATAAGAAGAAGAACCATATCGAAAAGGAGAGGTCCAAAGGCAGGAGAAACCCGAGCCCTATCAGAAACGGATATAGCGGCAGCGGCAGCCAGCCTATAGCATTCCAGGGTTTGGTGGTGAAATACCGACCGAGATTATGATAGTTATGCCTGACGGGTATCCTAGGCACCTGAGGGAAGAAATGGTTTAACCCGTTGAGAATGTCTATGAACGCCGCAAGGGCGAAGCCTATCCAGAGTATTCTGTTCCTGAAAAAGGTGCTTGTGCCACCGCCCTCAGTAATGGCAAGCGGCAGTTGGATGATCGGATAGGCCAGTTTCTCGTGCTCGGTCCACTGTTTGCGCACGATCACGTTGAGGCAGAGCATGACTATCCCGACGGCGGTGAGGAAAGATGTGAACCACAGGGCGGGCCTTGCCCACGCCCTTATGATCTCCCACCTGTAAAAGGTGCTTTCCCCCTCGTAGAACCCTCTGATTATCTCCCTGTCCGAGACGACCAACCATTTTGGCATGTATGGAAGGATCAGCTCCGCCCATTCGTTCTCCGGCGTGGCATACCAGAAGGCGTGGGGGATAGCGGGTATGGTCAACTGCAGGAAATCATGGCCAGCCAAAGCCTCGGCCATGCAAAGCATCACATATATGGTTATGATCTCGCCCTGGCTCAAAGCGGCCTTCGGATAGATCTTCTTGACGGCGAGGTTAAAGGCGATGATGACGAAGATTATGAACACCACGCCCCACATCAAGGAGATCGATGTGGGGTGATTCGTGTGCCATAGACATTCGACCTCCAGGACCCAAAAACAGGCCGGGGGGATGAACAGAAGGCCAAGCAGAATAGCTCGCCAGGTTACCCCTGTCTCCTTTTTCCTTCCCTTCATCCTCATCTCCGGAGGAAATCTGCCGATATTATATCATGGGGAAATCCCCGTTGACAACCAGGGGGGCTTATGTGATAATACAGGACAAGCAGTGAAATCCTCCATTGGAGGTTGAGATGAAGAAGATAAAGGTTGGGATAGTTGGGGTGGGCGGCATCGCTCAGGGGGCACACATACCCAACTATCAGAAGATCCTCTCTCATACAGGCCATACGGGAAGGCGGCCCATCCCCCATCCCGCCCGAGGAAGCGCTTAATATGCAGAAAATCCCAGATGCCGTTTATAAATCCTCCGAAACCGGAAGGCAAATCCGAATCAGATAGATAGTCCATTTGGCATGAATTTTGATACCATCAAAGATGGAAGCAGCGGGGTTGCTCTCCGGAACGACCCCGCCGGATCCCAAATCTCCTTTGAGGAGATATGCTCAGGAGGTTTGAATGTGGACATGAAAGTATACACCTTGGTGTTAACCTTTATGCTAATGTGCTGGGCTGTCGGATTAAACGCTCATGCCTCATGGGAAAAGGTGGATACCGGGGAGAAGGTGAATCTCTTCGGGATGGATTTCGTGGATGAATACAGAGGGTGGTGCGTTGGCGAAGGAGGACTGATCCTGAACACCATAGATGGCGGCAGAACCTGGCACAGGCAGGGATCGGGGACGGGCCAGGATCTATACGACGTTTGCTTCGTCAATCCCAACGTCGGATGGGTGGTCGGGGATAACGGAACGATACTTCACACCGAAAACGGTGGCGTTACCTGGACACCTATCCCCTCTCCCACCAGCAATGCCCTTTACGCCATATCCTTACCTGACGGCAAAAACGGATGGATCATCGGCAGCCTTGGCATCATACTGCACACATCCGATGGCGGCAAAACCTGGTCGGATCAATCCCCCACAAGGGTGACGCTTCAGGATGTCTGTTTCATCGACAACAGACACGGATGGGCGGTGGGAATAAGCGGGATGATACTCTCAACCTCAGACGGAGGAGCTAGCTGGGAAACCCAGGTCAGCGGAACTGATAGCTTCCTCTACGGAGTGCATTTCGTCTCCCCCACTCACGGGTGGGTGGTCGGCGATGACGGAACTATACTCCGAACAACGGACGGCGGTAGAACTTGGAAAAGGCAGAACGCAGATGGCGAATGGATGCTTAAGGACGTCTGTTTCGCAAACCCCACGCTCGGATGGGCGATCGGAGATGATGGCGTGATCCTTAAAACCATGAACGGTGGCGAGACCTGGCGGAGAGAGGAGATAGCGACGTCGGCTAAGCTCAACGCCATCGATCAGGGCGGCACGATCCTATGGGTCGTAGGTGAGGAGGGGACCGTGCTGATGGAGAAAAATGTGCCAGCGCCTGAGGCGCTCGTGGAGATAACCGAGTTGGACGAGGCCATCGAGATGCCCAAAGAACCGGTGGTGAACTTCGCCTCCCTTAGGGTCAACTCCATACCCCGAAAGGCAAAGATCATCCTGGACGGCAAACCCACTAGCAAAAAGACCCCTGCTACGTTGGAGGATCTGATACCCGGCAGACATGAGGTGAAGCTCGTCATGTCCAATCACGGAACCGTGTCGAAGATCGTCACCCTCAAAGAGGGAGAGATGAAAGATATAACCCTGAAGCTTCCCACCCGCAACAGGCAGATATCGATATTAGCGGGTGGGATAGCCATCGGCGGTATCACGATCGCCGTCTTGCAGTTCTTCGCGGGAGGGTTTTAAACCATGATCAGAGATATGAGAAAATCCGTCGGGGCTATATCGCTGATGATCCTGCTCTCATCGGCCGCCTTCGGAGCGGGGCGGGGGGACATGCCGTTTGCCGTTGAGAGCGTTAGGATCTTAAGCCTCGGAGGGGCCTATACGGCGTTGACCGACGAGGAGAACACCGTTTTATATAACCCCGCCTGTCTCGAATACGTTCAAGAGAGCAAGCTGGCGATATTCGGGCTGAGGGCAAATCTAAACGAGGATACCGTTGAAAGCACCTCCAAGCTTATCAACTCATACATAGACGCCAACAAGCTGAGGAAGATCCATCCCAGCACGATCGATGAGCTCAGGACCTATCACCCGCTGGTATCCCTCAGCGGTCCGATACAGATATCATATGTGAGGGATCACTTCGGCTTCTCGCTGCTCAATCCCGTTTCGAACGCCAAGCTCAGCTATGACTATAAGGACGGGGCCGTAGTCAAGATCAAATGCTATCAGGATGCCATCGCAACCCTCGCATATGGCGGTAGGGTGTATAGGGATCTCTCCGTCGGACTGGCGATGAAATACCTCGTCCGATGTGAGGTGGGAAGGCTGGGCGGCGATGATATCCTTCAACTATATGACATGAAGGGCAACCTCTACATCCGCAGAGGTCTGGGATGGAACTTCGGCATGACGTACGAGATCAAGAGGTGGTCACTGAGGGTGGGGCTGAGCATCAGAGACCTCTTCGGCACGGATCTCTCCGAGCAGATCCTCAAACTTGAAACCACCAAGTTCAGAAGGGGAGGCAAAACCGAGATCAAACGGGCCACCAGGATAGGACTCTGCTATCAGCCCGATTTCAAGATACCTTTCAGCAAACTGGCCTATTACCCCTACAGCACGCTGATAGCATTTGATTTCGGAGATGGGAAGTCGTTCGGAGAGAAATTCCACCTCGGCGTGGAGATCAAACCTTTCAGATGGCTGGCCCTGAGAATGGGGGTGAACGACGGCATAAGGCTGGGACTGGGATTGCGCACGGCTGTGTGTAAACTGGATTACATGTTTTCAACAGGTTATAGGGACAGGTTTTTAGGTGAGAGGGTGGGTAACGTTCATGCCTTCTCGCTTATCTTTAGCTATTAGGGAGGGATTGGGGATGAAAGTGAAATCGATTGCGTTTCTCATCATCGGAGCGGTTCTGATATGGGCGGGATGTTCCAACTATACCCAACAGGCGAGGATATATGAATCGCTTGGCGATTACAACTCCGCCGTCCTGGCATATCAGAAGATGATCGAGAGGAGCGATGGCGTCAAGAAGGCATACGCTCAGGCAAATCTGGGCAGAATCAAACTCAAGCTCGGTCAGAACTGGGAGGCAGAGGAATTACTGAGGAAGGCCAAAAAGCAGCTTGATCAGAGCGATCCCATATACCCGGAGGTCTGCTTCAATCTCGGCTACTGCTATTATCTCAGGGGAGAACAGTGGTATAACCAAGCCATCGCCGAGATGGATGAGGCGGTGAGGGTGAAGGAGGATTTTCCCAAAGCGCATTACTATCTGGGAGCTATGTATTTCAGAACCAAACAGTATCAAAAAGCCCTGAGCCATCTCCCCAGAATCAAGGGTGAGAACGAGGATAAAGCGGTATACATATCCGGTCTGTGCTACTGGAGGCTGGGTGAACTCGGCGATGCTGAGAAGCATCTGAGAAGGGCCGTCGAGCTGGCCAGGAACAAAACGGATAAAAAGCAGTATATGAACTCGCTGCAGAACCTGCTCAACGAGATAGCGCAGTTGGAAAAGGCGAAATCTAAGATCGTTCGGGTCAAGCTCAATCCGATCTTCCTGGCTTTCCCGACTTACTACGCCGAGAACCCGATCGGCAAGGTCACGGTCAAAAACAGGCTCGATGAGGCGATGAAGGACATACAGCTCCTGGTCGAGATAAAGGGCTTTTCATCCTCACCAACGCCGAATCCGATCGGCGATCTTAAGCCCGGCCAGGAGGTAACCGTGCCGATTAAGGCTGTGATCGACGTTGAGAGGGCGAAGACCCAGATGGAGAACATCCCAACTCAGGAGATCACGCTCAGGTTGGAATATACCTACAAGGGGAGCAAACA includes:
- a CDS encoding PEGA domain-containing protein — protein: MDMKVYTLVLTFMLMCWAVGLNAHASWEKVDTGEKVNLFGMDFVDEYRGWCVGEGGLILNTIDGGRTWHRQGSGTGQDLYDVCFVNPNVGWVVGDNGTILHTENGGVTWTPIPSPTSNALYAISLPDGKNGWIIGSLGIILHTSDGGKTWSDQSPTRVTLQDVCFIDNRHGWAVGISGMILSTSDGGASWETQVSGTDSFLYGVHFVSPTHGWVVGDDGTILRTTDGGRTWKRQNADGEWMLKDVCFANPTLGWAIGDDGVILKTMNGGETWRREEIATSAKLNAIDQGGTILWVVGEEGTVLMEKNVPAPEALVEITELDEAIEMPKEPVVNFASLRVNSIPRKAKIILDGKPTSKKTPATLEDLIPGRHEVKLVMSNHGTVSKIVTLKEGEMKDITLKLPTRNRQISILAGGIAIGGITIAVLQFFAGGF